A single region of the Thermodesulfatator indicus DSM 15286 genome encodes:
- a CDS encoding inositol-3-phosphate synthase: MGDKKIKLAIAGVGNCASSLIQGIFYYRDKGLDSTQGVMFPEIGGYKPWDIEVVAAWDIDERKVGKDVSEAIFAPPNCTTVFYPDVPKFGTIVRKGKVLDGCASHMKDYPPEKSFVLSSEKEDELEDVVAVLKDSGADVLINYVPVGSEQAARFYAEACLKAGVAFINAMPTFIVSEEWGKRFEEAGIPAVGDDIKSQVGATIVHRVLTKLMIDRGVPVKRSYQVNFGGNTDFLNMLARERLSTKKVSKTEAVTSLLPYDIGADNIHIGPSDWIPWLKDNKIAYIRLEGELFGGVPMYIELKLSVEDSPNSAGSAMDAIRCAKLAKDRGIAGPLLSISAYTMKHPPKQYPDDVARQMVLEFIEGKRER; encoded by the coding sequence ATGGGTGATAAGAAGATAAAACTCGCCATAGCGGGTGTAGGAAATTGTGCCAGTTCTTTGATTCAAGGAATCTTTTACTACCGTGATAAAGGCCTTGATAGCACCCAGGGGGTTATGTTTCCAGAAATAGGCGGCTATAAACCCTGGGACATTGAAGTAGTAGCTGCCTGGGACATAGACGAACGCAAAGTAGGTAAAGATGTTTCTGAGGCCATTTTTGCTCCACCCAATTGCACCACTGTATTTTACCCTGATGTGCCCAAGTTTGGCACTATTGTTAGAAAAGGCAAAGTGCTTGATGGCTGTGCCTCTCACATGAAAGATTATCCGCCAGAAAAGTCCTTTGTCCTTTCCTCGGAGAAAGAAGACGAACTTGAAGACGTAGTTGCTGTTCTTAAAGACTCTGGAGCCGATGTACTCATCAATTACGTACCTGTAGGTTCTGAACAGGCAGCTCGCTTTTATGCGGAAGCCTGCCTTAAAGCCGGGGTGGCCTTTATAAACGCCATGCCTACTTTTATCGTCTCAGAAGAATGGGGTAAACGTTTTGAAGAAGCTGGTATCCCCGCTGTAGGTGACGATATCAAGAGCCAGGTAGGCGCTACCATAGTTCATCGGGTACTTACCAAGCTCATGATAGACCGTGGTGTGCCGGTTAAGCGCTCTTATCAGGTAAACTTTGGTGGCAACACAGACTTTCTTAACATGCTGGCCCGTGAACGTTTAAGTACTAAAAAAGTTTCCAAAACAGAAGCGGTAACTTCCCTTCTCCCGTACGACATCGGGGCTGACAATATTCACATTGGCCCTTCTGACTGGATACCCTGGCTCAAGGACAATAAAATTGCCTACATTCGTCTTGAGGGCGAACTTTTTGGCGGTGTGCCCATGTATATTGAATTAAAACTAAGTGTTGAGGACTCTCCTAACTCAGCTGGTTCAGCCATGGATGCCATTCGCTGCGCCAAACTGGCTAAAGACCGTGGCATTGCTGGGCCACTTCTTTCCATCTCGGCCTATACCATGAAACATCCGCCTAAGCAGTATCCTGATGACGTGGCCAGGCAAATGGTTTTAGAATTTATTGAAGGCAAGCGCGAACGTTAG
- the panB gene encoding 3-methyl-2-oxobutanoate hydroxymethyltransferase — protein sequence MANFSKITVPELIAKKGREKICALTAYDVLWARLLDEAGIDLILVGDSAAMIVLGYEDTLPITMEEMLIFARAVSRGAKRALVVGDMPFLSYQISPEEAIKNAGRFLKEGGCQAVKIEGGEEMAETIAAVVKAGIPVMGHIGLTPQRAHALGGFKVQGRDLESAKKLINDAKALEDAGVFSLVLECVPKELAAYITREVSVPTIGIGAGPHCDGQILVLPDLLGLFEAFRPKFVKFYANFAEEGRKALNAYLQEVKEGVFPGAKESFSLSDEVKKALGINVGEA from the coding sequence ATGGCAAACTTTTCTAAAATAACGGTACCCGAGCTTATAGCTAAAAAAGGCCGGGAAAAAATTTGTGCCCTTACGGCCTATGATGTCCTCTGGGCCAGGCTCCTTGACGAAGCAGGTATTGATTTAATCTTGGTGGGAGACTCTGCGGCTATGATCGTCCTCGGCTATGAAGACACCCTTCCCATCACCATGGAAGAGATGCTTATTTTTGCCAGAGCCGTTTCTCGCGGAGCAAAAAGAGCGCTGGTGGTGGGTGATATGCCCTTTCTTTCTTATCAGATAAGCCCCGAAGAGGCTATAAAAAACGCCGGGCGTTTCCTTAAAGAAGGCGGCTGTCAGGCGGTAAAAATAGAAGGCGGCGAAGAGATGGCCGAAACCATAGCAGCGGTAGTAAAAGCCGGTATCCCGGTCATGGGCCATATAGGGCTCACTCCCCAGCGAGCCCATGCCCTTGGCGGCTTTAAAGTCCAAGGGCGTGACCTTGAATCAGCTAAGAAACTTATAAACGATGCCAAGGCCCTTGAAGATGCAGGAGTGTTTTCTTTGGTGCTTGAGTGCGTACCCAAAGAGCTTGCCGCTTATATTACCAGGGAAGTTTCGGTCCCCACCATTGGCATTGGCGCCGGACCTCATTGTGATGGCCAGATCCTTGTACTTCCAGATCTGCTTGGACTTTTTGAGGCCTTTAGACCTAAGTTTGTCAAGTTTTATGCCAATTTTGCCGAAGAAGGCCGCAAGGCCCTAAATGCCTACTTACAGGAAGTAAAAGAAGGGGTATTCCCCGGGGCTAAAGAAAGTTTTTCTTTGAGTGACGAAGTCAAGAAAGCTTTAGGGATTAATGTAGGGGAGGCCTAA
- the ispG gene encoding flavodoxin-dependent (E)-4-hydroxy-3-methylbut-2-enyl-diphosphate synthase, translated as MPKITRKNTRTIRIGNVFIGGGQPVLVQSMTNTDTRDIVATVAQIKRLEEVGCELIRVAVPDEEAAQAIKKIKNQIRIPLVADIHFDWRLAISSLEAGADGIRINPGNIKGLDNVRKVVLAAKEQGAAIRIGVNAGSLEKDLLRKHKGPTAEALVESALRHLDFIVGDLGFENLKVSLKSSDVWTTVNAYRLFSEKSDFPLHLGVTEAGGLIAGTVKSAFALGLLLSEGIGDTLRVSLTRDPEEEIHVAYEILRAVGLRERGPEIISCPTCGRCEIDLFPIAEEVEKFARKIEQPIKLAVMGCVVNGPGEAREADVGLAGGKGVGLIFRKGKIVKKVKEEEILPAFFAEVKAFLEENP; from the coding sequence ATGCCTAAAATTACTAGAAAGAATACTAGAACTATCCGTATCGGCAACGTTTTTATTGGCGGTGGCCAGCCGGTATTGGTGCAATCAATGACCAATACCGACACGCGCGATATCGTCGCTACCGTGGCGCAGATTAAGCGCCTTGAAGAAGTAGGCTGTGAGCTCATAAGAGTAGCTGTGCCTGATGAAGAAGCAGCCCAGGCCATTAAAAAAATAAAAAATCAAATTAGAATTCCCCTGGTAGCTGACATTCATTTTGATTGGCGGCTGGCTATTTCTTCCCTCGAAGCTGGAGCCGATGGCATTCGCATAAACCCCGGAAATATTAAAGGTCTGGATAACGTGCGCAAAGTAGTTTTAGCCGCTAAAGAGCAAGGAGCTGCTATCAGAATAGGAGTTAACGCCGGTTCTCTTGAAAAAGATCTTTTGCGCAAACATAAAGGACCAACAGCAGAAGCCTTGGTAGAAAGTGCTTTGCGTCACCTTGATTTTATAGTGGGGGACCTCGGTTTTGAAAATCTAAAAGTCTCTCTCAAATCCTCAGACGTATGGACTACTGTTAACGCCTACCGGCTATTTTCTGAAAAAAGCGATTTTCCCCTCCACCTCGGGGTAACTGAGGCCGGGGGCCTTATTGCGGGAACGGTAAAAAGTGCCTTTGCTCTTGGCCTTTTGCTTTCAGAAGGTATAGGCGATACCCTTCGGGTTTCTCTCACCAGAGACCCTGAAGAGGAAATTCACGTGGCCTATGAAATTTTGCGGGCCGTGGGCTTGCGTGAGCGTGGGCCAGAAATAATTTCCTGCCCTACCTGTGGTCGCTGTGAAATAGACCTTTTCCCTATTGCCGAAGAGGTAGAAAAATTTGCCAGAAAAATTGAACAGCCTATTAAACTCGCAGTAATGGGCTGTGTGGTAAACGGCCCTGGTGAAGCGCGTGAAGCCGATGTAGGGCTTGCTGGAGGAAAGGGAGTAGGTCTTATTTTTCGCAAGGGTAAAATTGTAAAAAAGGTGAAAGAAGAAGAGATTCTTCCGGCCTTTTTTGCCGAGGTCAAGGCTTTTTTAGAAGAGAATCCCTGA
- a CDS encoding CDP-alcohol phosphatidyltransferase family protein, which yields MSSFTFTDRIREISRPFLLPIVNFLARLKIPPNAVSLAGFLGCAATGVAIAFGYFQLAGLLLLIFGPLDAIDGLLARSTGKKSIFGAFFDSTLDRYAEIAIFGGFLYFAFNTQAPLVGYLAFAALCGSLMVSYTRARAEALGLDCKVGLLTRFERLALLTGGLLLDWFVPVLAILAVFANITALQRIFHVWRQTKS from the coding sequence ATGTCTTCTTTTACTTTTACTGACAGAATTAGAGAAATAAGCCGGCCTTTTTTATTACCCATCGTCAACTTTCTAGCGCGGCTGAAAATTCCTCCTAACGCTGTTTCGCTGGCAGGCTTCCTCGGCTGTGCGGCCACAGGTGTGGCCATTGCTTTTGGCTATTTTCAGCTAGCTGGCCTTTTACTTTTGATTTTTGGCCCTCTTGACGCTATAGATGGCCTTTTAGCCAGGAGTACAGGTAAGAAGTCAATTTTTGGAGCCTTTTTTGATTCTACCCTTGATCGTTACGCAGAAATTGCCATTTTTGGCGGCTTTTTATATTTTGCGTTTAACACCCAAGCGCCTTTAGTAGGTTATCTGGCTTTTGCCGCTTTGTGCGGCTCTCTTATGGTGAGCTATACTAGAGCACGGGCAGAGGCACTTGGCCTTGACTGCAAAGTAGGGCTGCTTACGCGTTTTGAACGCCTGGCCCTTTTAACTGGTGGCCTTTTATTAGATTGGTTTGTTCCTGTTTTGGCTATTCTAGCCGTGTTTGCTAATATAACTGCCCTTCAGCGAATATTCCATGTCTGGCGTCAAACAAAAAGCTGA
- a CDS encoding FG-GAP repeat domain-containing protein: protein MKFSYLVKFMMALMLFFSFSFDVLAQNDPLKKRRIISDVELIIGDVSKDGLQVFDYRNLSYGKNRAVRILDKQLFNKFDRNDTVICGNVAANFEDEIIIAFGKKRENKNYAGQIVAYAPDMHVIYSTLAANYERDDGLAAGYLEKNSKGYDYIVLGSRARDTLEVWSFKTRSRLASINVGYEKNDKIATGDVNGDGIDEIIMGDASENKIKVFFYNPKVRRVLRISNFSGKGIFNIDDRLSAGDVDGDGIDEIVFLNNDGTIYFYDMKGNLKGKPFKVKYDKYSQMAVGDINRDGYEDIIVAYAKDDIVRVYDYRGRIIAQKIDPDFERYDSLAVGDIDGNSVVVGSPKVGKVTTRIEQIVAIINAPPKEKALIRKDGSYFYASFDRVTELENGLKVEAKEGVLITRDSKMDAPLIDLMDFKVRRIFEKSTSTISEKVTTKTIGYGLKADRYDTAITIKTTYKIFAYPILFPKEIAFENGERQYVLIYVPVDIEVTDIDTVPQYISSTHVTGYVASYPERKSLLYNYLAKNEIGSLSFNVMCDSRYLKIGLSEANIQVTQDKRSSQLKMDKKDFFDMVRNVIPGMSSKTKKTYTNEKITTHTISFTESTVIGVHLKENAFNYCLTEEGYDTQKYKYKVGVVVYYDKDRGYLVVDYYVPEKTPYFKDPPKLAPLAPFILKDGKLLLKLKPIDSRKPIKKLKLKPLSL from the coding sequence ATGAAATTTAGCTATTTAGTGAAGTTCATGATGGCGTTAATGTTGTTTTTTTCTTTTTCCTTTGATGTATTAGCGCAAAATGATCCCCTGAAAAAAAGACGGATAATTTCTGATGTAGAACTTATTATCGGAGATGTGTCTAAAGACGGGTTGCAGGTATTTGACTATAGGAATTTATCTTATGGTAAAAACCGAGCTGTTAGAATATTAGATAAACAATTATTTAATAAATTTGATAGAAATGACACTGTTATTTGTGGAAACGTGGCTGCTAATTTTGAAGACGAAATTATCATAGCTTTTGGTAAGAAAAGAGAAAATAAAAACTATGCTGGTCAAATAGTCGCATACGCACCAGATATGCATGTTATCTATAGTACACTTGCGGCCAATTATGAGCGAGATGACGGATTGGCTGCTGGATATTTAGAAAAGAATAGTAAGGGTTACGACTATATTGTATTGGGTAGTCGAGCAAGAGATACTTTAGAAGTCTGGTCATTTAAAACTCGCTCTAGATTAGCCTCTATTAATGTTGGCTATGAAAAAAATGATAAGATAGCTACTGGGGATGTTAATGGAGATGGAATAGATGAAATAATAATGGGAGACGCTTCAGAAAATAAAATAAAAGTCTTTTTCTATAATCCCAAAGTAAGAAGAGTTCTCCGTATTAGTAATTTTTCTGGTAAAGGTATTTTTAATATTGATGATAGGCTTAGTGCTGGTGATGTAGATGGTGACGGAATTGACGAAATCGTTTTTCTTAATAATGATGGCACTATTTATTTTTACGACATGAAGGGTAATTTAAAAGGAAAACCTTTTAAAGTAAAGTATGATAAATATAGCCAAATGGCAGTGGGAGATATAAATAGAGATGGCTACGAAGATATTATTGTGGCCTACGCTAAAGATGATATTGTTAGAGTTTATGATTATAGAGGACGTATTATAGCTCAAAAGATAGATCCCGACTTTGAAAGATATGACAGTCTTGCGGTTGGTGATATAGATGGGAATTCTGTAGTGGTAGGCTCACCAAAAGTAGGCAAAGTCACTACCAGAATAGAACAGATAGTGGCTATAATTAATGCCCCTCCCAAGGAAAAGGCTTTGATCAGAAAAGATGGAAGCTATTTTTATGCTTCTTTTGATAGGGTAACAGAGCTTGAAAATGGTTTAAAAGTAGAAGCTAAAGAAGGAGTTTTGATTACTCGTGATTCTAAAATGGATGCTCCTTTGATTGACTTAATGGATTTTAAAGTAAGGCGAATTTTTGAAAAATCTACAAGTACAATTTCAGAAAAGGTAACCACTAAAACCATTGGCTACGGATTAAAGGCTGACCGATATGACACAGCTATTACTATAAAAACAACATATAAAATTTTTGCTTATCCCATTTTGTTCCCTAAAGAGATAGCCTTTGAAAATGGCGAAAGGCAATATGTTTTAATCTATGTTCCTGTAGATATAGAAGTCACTGATATAGATACTGTTCCTCAGTATATTTCTTCTACGCATGTTACAGGATATGTTGCTTCTTATCCAGAAAGAAAAAGTTTACTTTATAATTATCTAGCTAAGAATGAAATTGGAAGTTTATCCTTTAATGTTATGTGCGATTCCAGATATTTAAAAATAGGATTAAGTGAGGCCAATATTCAAGTAACACAGGATAAACGAAGTAGCCAACTTAAAATGGATAAAAAAGATTTTTTTGATATGGTGAGAAATGTTATTCCTGGTATGTCTTCAAAAACAAAGAAAACATACACCAATGAAAAAATTACTACTCACACTATATCATTTACTGAGTCAACAGTAATAGGTGTCCATCTGAAAGAAAATGCTTTTAATTATTGCCTTACAGAAGAAGGTTATGATACGCAGAAATACAAATATAAAGTTGGCGTAGTAGTTTATTATGACAAAGACCGTGGATATTTAGTAGTTGATTATTATGTTCCTGAAAAGACACCTTACTTTAAAGATCCTCCAAAACTAGCTCCTCTTGCTCCGTTCATATTAAAAGATGGAAAATTACTTTTGAAACTAAAGCCGATAGATTCTCGAAAACCAATTAAAAAATTAAAGCTAAAACCATTGAGTTTATGA
- the rsmI gene encoding 16S rRNA (cytidine(1402)-2'-O)-methyltransferase, whose protein sequence is MSGVKQKAEPGTLYVVATPLGNLRDITLRALDILESVDIIAAEDTRTTLKLLNAYQIKGPKLVPYHEHNEKEKASLLIEKLLAGQSVALVSEAGTPGISDPGAYLIRLAHEKGLKVRPVPGPSAISTALGVSGLNLKNGFIFLGFLPSKRGERQKLLQQLKNEKRPFLCYEAPHRLKAMLKDALKILGPRRIFVAREMTKKFEEYFWTDLPSLLEKVKDNNPRGEFTLIIEGAPEKLTRQINPEERLRVFLNQGLSLKEAVKLVAEETDISRKEIYPLALKIRDSLLKKP, encoded by the coding sequence ATGTCTGGCGTCAAACAAAAAGCTGAACCAGGCACTCTTTACGTAGTCGCTACTCCTCTTGGCAACCTGAGAGACATAACTCTGCGAGCCCTGGATATATTGGAATCCGTTGATATTATTGCCGCAGAAGACACACGCACTACTTTAAAACTCCTTAATGCCTACCAGATAAAAGGCCCCAAACTTGTTCCTTATCATGAACACAATGAAAAAGAAAAGGCTTCCCTTTTGATTGAAAAACTTTTGGCTGGTCAAAGTGTAGCCCTGGTAAGTGAGGCAGGAACTCCTGGCATTTCTGACCCAGGTGCTTATCTGATTCGTCTCGCCCACGAAAAAGGACTAAAAGTTAGGCCGGTACCTGGCCCTTCGGCTATTTCTACGGCTCTTGGTGTGAGCGGTCTAAACCTAAAAAATGGCTTTATTTTTTTAGGATTTCTCCCTTCTAAGAGAGGTGAACGCCAAAAATTATTACAACAACTCAAAAACGAAAAAAGGCCCTTTTTGTGTTACGAAGCCCCTCATCGCTTAAAAGCCATGCTAAAAGACGCTCTAAAGATACTTGGGCCAAGAAGGATTTTTGTGGCCAGGGAGATGACCAAAAAATTTGAAGAATACTTCTGGACTGACCTTCCCTCCCTGCTTGAAAAAGTTAAAGATAATAACCCCCGTGGAGAATTTACCCTTATAATAGAAGGAGCTCCTGAAAAATTAACACGGCAGATAAACCCCGAGGAAAGGCTTCGTGTTTTCCTAAACCAGGGCCTAAGCCTTAAAGAAGCCGTAAAGCTGGTGGCTGAAGAAACTGATATTTCCCGAAAAGAGATTTATCCATTAGCGCTAAAAATCAGGGATTCTCTTCTAAAAAAGCCTTGA
- a CDS encoding YkvA family protein, whose protein sequence is MNLVKAKKEAQKYIKLMPKLVKLLYKLIKDPRVPAKDKTILAAAIVYLMNPLDFIPDMIPFFGMVDDLYLVGLALLRLLYHTDEQVLRDNWEGEEDIVSLVKKIVEIGAKLLPPRVREAVLGSFE, encoded by the coding sequence TTGAATTTAGTCAAAGCAAAAAAAGAAGCCCAAAAGTACATAAAATTAATGCCAAAGCTGGTTAAGTTGCTTTATAAGCTAATAAAAGACCCTAGAGTGCCCGCCAAAGATAAGACCATTTTAGCCGCGGCCATAGTCTATCTAATGAATCCACTTGATTTTATTCCGGATATGATCCCTTTTTTTGGCATGGTAGATGACCTCTATCTGGTGGGCCTTGCTCTTTTGCGTTTACTTTATCACACTGACGAACAAGTTTTACGGGACAACTGGGAAGGTGAAGAAGATATCGTTTCTCTAGTAAAAAAGATTGTCGAAATAGGAGCCAAGCTTTTACCTCCGCGGGTGCGCGAGGCGGTTCTTGGCAGTTTTGAATAA
- a CDS encoding hydrogenase iron-sulfur subunit — MKNENRSIGVVLCSCGGLLEKKIDFSSLAEKAQSLPDVEVVLKFSDFCLCPEDKLAEYKERFTHLLFVGCSERSSLSFDEKRLGKLLSFLGIDPGFAEVVNIKEQCFMIHEDSSATTAKALDLLQMGFEKLITNQPAHASREIAQKALVIGAGVAGMSCAKSLGDLGVKVTLVEEKSYIGGHACQIPLLWQSEGYPSVCTSECIGPVIARETLWQDNVSLFLSSKVTEVKKKDGNFIVTIEKGPQFVDPKKCMGCGECAVVCPETVPNDFDIGLKDRKVIDKSFKLAVPNVYHLIREACTECGECEKVCPTGAIDLQAKPEIFEETYGAVALATGFSGYDMNAFEKLSYHLPNVVTMLEFERLWANKFKGKPPISIAFVLCQKDEVGYCSRLCCLAAMKHAVRLSMAYLGTEVNVYYKSLRSCGRAFEAFRREAEAKGVGFLQTEVEKVEPGEEGWLKVVTKDGEFEADLVVLAEPLVPSGVKIAKMFGVELDQYGFPYEFQPRVINPLETHVERVFAVGTAKGFKDVQESVESGQAAALRIHEALKGREAKYVSVVETEKCSRCGMCVAVCPHGAINFDENGARIEAALCKGCGLCSATCGSKAIRLLNLEDHQLLKMAEVAFENCPPGEPRLLAFLCYWCSYAAGDLMGVYGEKIPEGYRSIRIRCSASLNPEIVFEILARDLADGVLVAGCPPKNCHHLWGNDMETRRFKFMEKIFKEIGIPKIARWEFIGVTMWPKLAKVLRSMRDSLKNS, encoded by the coding sequence TTGAAAAATGAAAATAGAAGTATAGGCGTGGTTTTGTGTTCTTGTGGAGGCCTTTTGGAAAAGAAAATAGATTTTTCTTCGTTGGCTGAAAAAGCCCAATCTTTGCCAGACGTAGAAGTTGTTTTGAAATTTTCTGACTTTTGCTTATGCCCAGAAGACAAACTTGCTGAGTACAAAGAGCGCTTTACCCACTTGCTTTTTGTGGGTTGTTCTGAGCGTTCTTCACTTAGCTTTGATGAAAAACGTTTGGGAAAACTCCTCTCTTTTCTTGGAATAGATCCTGGTTTTGCTGAAGTTGTGAATATAAAAGAGCAATGTTTTATGATTCATGAAGATTCTTCGGCCACCACCGCCAAAGCCCTTGACCTGCTTCAAATGGGTTTTGAAAAGCTCATCACTAACCAGCCAGCCCATGCTTCACGAGAAATTGCCCAAAAAGCCTTAGTAATCGGAGCCGGAGTGGCGGGAATGAGTTGTGCCAAAAGTCTGGGAGATCTGGGAGTAAAAGTTACCCTGGTAGAGGAAAAGTCGTATATTGGCGGCCACGCCTGCCAGATTCCTCTTCTTTGGCAATCAGAAGGTTACCCTTCGGTTTGTACCAGCGAGTGTATTGGGCCGGTTATAGCCCGTGAAACCCTTTGGCAGGATAACGTTTCTTTGTTCCTTTCTTCTAAAGTTACCGAAGTCAAAAAGAAAGACGGTAATTTTATCGTCACCATAGAAAAGGGGCCTCAGTTCGTAGATCCTAAAAAGTGTATGGGTTGTGGAGAGTGTGCGGTGGTATGCCCTGAAACCGTTCCCAATGATTTTGATATAGGTCTCAAAGATCGCAAAGTTATAGACAAGAGCTTTAAGCTGGCGGTTCCCAACGTGTATCACCTGATAAGGGAAGCCTGTACAGAATGTGGTGAATGCGAGAAAGTCTGTCCCACCGGGGCCATTGATCTTCAAGCCAAACCAGAAATCTTTGAAGAAACCTATGGAGCCGTAGCTTTAGCTACTGGTTTTTCCGGTTATGATATGAATGCCTTTGAAAAGCTTTCCTACCACCTGCCAAATGTTGTTACCATGCTTGAATTTGAAAGGCTTTGGGCCAATAAGTTCAAAGGCAAACCACCTATAAGCATAGCTTTTGTTCTCTGCCAGAAAGACGAAGTAGGCTATTGCTCAAGACTTTGCTGTTTGGCGGCCATGAAACACGCCGTGCGCTTATCCATGGCCTACCTTGGTACTGAAGTAAACGTTTATTACAAGAGCTTGCGTTCCTGTGGCCGGGCTTTTGAGGCCTTTCGTCGGGAAGCAGAAGCTAAAGGAGTTGGTTTCCTACAAACCGAGGTAGAAAAAGTTGAACCAGGCGAAGAGGGCTGGCTTAAAGTGGTTACTAAAGATGGAGAATTTGAGGCGGATTTGGTAGTCCTTGCCGAACCTCTGGTACCCTCTGGCGTCAAAATAGCCAAAATGTTTGGAGTTGAGCTAGACCAGTATGGCTTCCCTTACGAATTTCAGCCAAGGGTTATAAATCCTCTCGAAACTCATGTGGAAAGAGTCTTTGCCGTAGGTACGGCCAAAGGCTTTAAAGACGTTCAAGAAAGCGTAGAATCAGGACAGGCCGCGGCCTTAAGGATCCATGAGGCCTTAAAAGGGCGTGAGGCCAAGTATGTTTCCGTAGTTGAAACGGAAAAATGTTCTCGTTGTGGAATGTGTGTGGCGGTCTGCCCTCACGGGGCGATAAACTTTGACGAAAACGGTGCCCGGATAGAAGCTGCCCTTTGTAAAGGTTGCGGGCTTTGTTCGGCTACCTGCGGTTCAAAGGCCATAAGGCTATTAAACCTTGAAGACCATCAGCTACTAAAGATGGCTGAAGTAGCCTTTGAAAACTGCCCCCCTGGTGAACCTCGGCTTCTGGCTTTCTTGTGTTACTGGTGTTCTTACGCTGCGGGAGATCTGATGGGAGTTTACGGAGAAAAGATTCCAGAAGGTTACAGAAGTATTAGAATTAGATGTTCTGCTTCACTTAATCCCGAAATAGTGTTTGAAATTCTTGCTAGAGATCTAGCTGACGGGGTATTGGTAGCTGGTTGCCCGCCTAAAAATTGTCATCATCTCTGGGGAAATGATATGGAAACACGGCGTTTTAAGTTTATGGAAAAGATTTTTAAAGAAATAGGTATTCCTAAAATAGCTCGCTGGGAGTTTATCGGGGTGACTATGTGGCCTAAACTGGCTAAAGTGTTACGTTCTATGCGTGATAGTTTAAAGAATTCGTAA
- the ruvB gene encoding Holliday junction branch migration DNA helicase RuvB: protein MANVEIRPKNLADYIGQEDVKRELSVYLKAAKARGEALDHVLLTGFPGLGKTTLAHIIAHELGSKLHVTSGAALERPGDLAAILSSLSERDVLFVDEIHRLPSSVEEILYPAMEDFKLDIVVGKGPGARILRLSLPRFTLVGATTRSGLLSAPLRDRFGITFKLDFYNEEELLAIVLQTAKALDIEIDREGALEIAKRSRGTPRIANRLLKRVVDFACVEKVEIITRELARKALSLMDLDDIGLGPFDRKLLKVIMEKFDGGPVGLDTLATALCEDPRTLEDVYEPFLIRLGFIRRTKRGRVITNRTYEYFAKRGISHGKLF, encoded by the coding sequence ATGGCTAACGTGGAGATACGTCCTAAAAACCTTGCTGATTACATTGGCCAGGAAGACGTAAAAAGAGAACTCAGCGTTTATCTAAAAGCAGCCAAAGCCCGCGGCGAGGCCCTTGACCACGTTTTGCTAACCGGGTTTCCTGGCCTGGGTAAGACTACACTTGCCCACATCATTGCCCATGAACTCGGAAGCAAACTCCACGTGACTTCTGGGGCAGCCCTAGAACGCCCTGGGGATCTAGCCGCCATCCTTTCAAGCCTCTCAGAAAGAGACGTGCTTTTTGTGGACGAAATACACCGTCTGCCTAGCTCTGTAGAAGAGATTCTTTATCCAGCCATGGAAGACTTTAAGCTTGACATCGTAGTGGGCAAAGGCCCTGGGGCACGTATTCTAAGGCTTAGTCTTCCGCGTTTCACTCTAGTAGGAGCCACTACCAGAAGTGGCCTTCTGTCTGCCCCCTTAAGAGACCGCTTTGGCATAACCTTCAAATTGGATTTTTATAACGAAGAGGAGCTTTTAGCCATTGTACTTCAAACCGCTAAAGCCCTTGATATTGAAATAGACCGGGAAGGGGCCTTAGAAATTGCCAAACGTTCCCGGGGAACACCGCGTATTGCTAACCGCCTATTAAAGCGCGTGGTGGACTTTGCTTGTGTGGAAAAAGTAGAAATTATTACTAGAGAACTGGCGAGAAAAGCCCTTTCTCTTATGGACCTAGATGATATAGGGCTTGGGCCGTTTGATCGCAAGCTCCTTAAAGTAATCATGGAAAAATTTGATGGGGGCCCGGTGGGGCTTGATACTCTGGCCACAGCCCTTTGTGAAGACCCGCGTACCCTGGAAGACGTTTATGAACCTTTCCTCATCAGGCTCGGCTTTATCCGTAGAACCAAAAGAGGACGGGTGATAACTAACCGCACTTACGAATATTTTGCCAAAAGGGGTATAAGTCATGGCAAACTTTTCTAA